The genomic region AGGAAAAGCGAGAGGctacacagtacacatacagACATAGAGGCTACTGGGGTAGCACGTCAAACCACTGCCTCCTGTTGCTAGGTAATCATGGGGGTGGGCTGGGGTTGTGGAGtggaacaggaggtgagagataCTGAGGTGATAAATAGGAGGCAGGAAGTGTGTTTTTTGGGGGTGGATCATTGCAGAAActtggtctcgctctctctctcaggcacaCTTACTCATgcacgttcacacacacagatatgcattCCTTTTTATCACCATACAAACACAggcgcgaacacacacacacacacacacacacacacacacacacacacacacacacacacacaatgtgtgtgtgtaatgacacAGGCTTTGTTCCAACCTCATCAATTATATTTTCCACCAAACCTTTGGCAGTCCTGTTTGTATTGGTACCCCTGTCACGCTGGGCTAGGCGATTTGAATATGAATGATACTGAGCTGACCGACCCAAGACCTGCAGCCACTGTCTCTACTTCACCGCCGGCAGACAAACAGGCACTGTCtgttccatttctctctctctctctctgtcgtaaCTCTGTTTCTcagcatctccttctctctcttttttttctctctcagtaTCACTCTGTCTTTAGTTGGAAGGCAACGGAAACCACACTGTAAGGCTGTTGATGTGAAAGACAGACAGCGGAGAGGAGATACTGACTCATAGACAAACAGTCACAACAGCCACAATCTCCTTCCACTGGCCTTCTTACAGGCTTTAACCATGTATACTAGATCCCATGTGAAGCATCGAGTGTACTGCTTGAACTCTCATGACGTCTGATATTACAGCCCAAAAGATGTATTGGAGCCACAGACAtttttactgtagatatactaACATTGTGCCACAAGTTCAACAATCAGACCAGTATGGTATTGCTCAAGCAGGGTGTGGATGCATGGGAAAATACCTTCTGCCTAAGTGATGTGGCGATGTATATGTCTATGTTTCATCCAGGGCCGCCATTGAAGTGGTGGAAGGAGATGTCTGTGAATTGGAAACGCGATTAGAGAAGGTGAGCgacagtgaaacacacacacacacacactcatacacacttcTTTTTCTATCCTCATGGGGACCTAAAATTGATTTCCATTCTAAATCCTTTTTTCCTTAAgccttttttttaaaacattttatttaactaggaaagtcagttaagaacatattcttattttcaatgacggcctaggaacagtgggttaactgccttgttcaggggcagaaggacagatatttaccttgtcagctcggtgattcggtcttgcaaccttttggttactagtccaacactctaaccactaggctacttgctgccccAATACCTAACCCCTGAGCTTAAAAaagcctttgtcctcatggggatgGTGGAAATGTCCCCACAAGGCAGAAATgatcttgttttactatccttgtggggactgttGGGGATTTCAGGTCCCCCACAAGGATTGAagaacaagacacacacacacctccccacctTTTGCTACTATGCTCCGAGTATCAAAGCTCTCGATATGAGCATAACACCACTTCTACAGTATAAACATGCCCAGCCATCCACACAGTAGAGTGTAGATAGTAGTTGGACTGGGTCCGTTTTTGTGAACATCCCTTTTCTCTGAATATTGACTATGAActgagagagacatggtggtgtTTTACCTGCGTTGTAGGGAATGAACTTTACTGCTGCTTCCCCAATCTATTGTCACCAGACGAAAATGGAACTTGATCACACTCTCCTTTCAATCAATTGATATTCCTAATTCCCTAAAGGGTTTGGTGCGCATAACATTTTCAGATGCATACTTTGGTCATCAAAGTTCAGAGTCTTGAGAGTCAAATCGaatcaaactttattagtcacatgcgctgaatacagcaagtgtagactttactgggaaatgcttacttacaagcccttaaccaacagtgcagttcaagaagaagaaaatatttaccaagtaggctaaagtAAAAACTAATAAGAAAATGTAACACAAtaacgaggccatatacagggggcaccagtacgagtcagtgtgtgggggtacaggccagttgaggtaatctgtacatgtagctGGGGGTGAAGTGAccatgcataggtaacaaacaaccaccgagtagcagcagtgtacaaaagggagggggggttggggggttcaatgtaaattgtccggtggcgattttatgaattgttcagcagtcttatggcttgggggtagaagctgttgaggagccttagacttggcgctccggtactgcttgccgtgcggtagcagaaaaaacagtctctgacaattttatgggcttacctctgacaccgcctattatataggtcctggatggcaggaagcttggccccagtgatgtactgggccgttcacactaccctctgtagcgccttacgctcagatgccgagcagttgccataccaggcggtgatgcaaccggacaggatactctcgatggtgcagctgtagaaccttttgaggatctggggacccatgccaaatattttcagtctcaaCCTATTCTGTGTCTGAACAGTGATCATATTGGTTGGTAGTGCTATGTCATCTCATTTAGCATTGTGTAGTATCCATGTTGTGTTGTACCTTGACacctgttgttgtgttgtgtagctGGTGAAGCAGTGCCACTCCATGCTAGAGGCTGGCAGGGCCTACTGTCAGACCAGCAAGAGCTTTGTCACAGGGCTCAAAGAGCTGGGCCACCACTGTTCTGGGGACAACATGATGGGGGTGAGTCTATAGAGATTCTGGTTAATACACTCTAAGCACTGATTTGAGATCATTGTAGCAGGAACCTAACTGTACAGGTCATATTACTCATAGTAAATTATTATGAAGGGAAGTGAAAGTTCCGTTCTATTGTTTTCAGTCATAGAAAAAAAAATTAAACTGACTAATTCAATGTTCTTTTCTCATCCAGGAGTGTTTGGAGAAATTCTCCAAGAAGCTGGCAGTGATTCTGGAAGCTCAGGGGGTGAGTTGGACTCCTCTATTGTGCATCGCTAGCTTTCAACTATAGTTACTGTAGCAACCACTATTACATGTCAGGTGTCTgagtagctctctctctttctttgtctctctctttctctgcctctctctttctttctcttgtctctttctctctctcgttctctctcactcctttcactctctttttctcataGGAAGTGATTGAAAGCACACAGAAGTCGGTGAAGTTGAAGTTGCTGAGTTTtgtgaaagagtgagtgagtcTGGCACTCCTTTCTCATTCAGTCCTCTTTGCCCAAACTACTACCATACACTGCTTTCACAACTAATCCAGTTCCACCCACCTCTGGTCTGAAAgggccactccctagcattcagTTAtgtcttatccctccctcccgctccccCTTCCCTTCTCCCAGGGACGTGCGTCGGTTCAAGGATGTGCGTAAGGAGTTTGAGCGGGGTAGTGAGAGTCTGGAGGCAGCATTGGGGAGGAACGCTCAGGCCCCCCGGGGAAAACAGCACGAGGTAGAAGAGTCCAGCCATGCCCTCCTCAACGCCCGCAAGACCTTCCGCTCCGGAGCCCTCGACTACGTACTGCAGGTGAGGGCATCCAAGGTGGATGGattgagggagatggaggggtgagTGTTTGCCTGTGCATACACACTGGCATGGCTGTAGAAACATGCTTTAATTGACTCCCCCAAATGCATTTTCAGCATGTTAGTTTGACTTTGAATTGATTTTGAGTGGTTTGCTTTAAATTTCATTACAGGCCAGTATTGAAACGATCAGTTCTAGACTGGAGTCTTTCTCATTCCACAGCTGGCTGGCTTTTTGAGAACATGGACACTACTCAAAGGCCTCAAACAGAATGCTAGATCTTTTACACATAACAGACGTCAGGACCAGGCCATATTTCTAACAAAATAATTCATAAAATATGCAACGGCACCTATGTTTAGGGACATGTGTTTTGCTGTGGTGAATGATAACAGCATTGCCTGAGGGTTTCCCTGTAGCAGGCTGGTCACTATTAATACCCAGAGGTTTCGTACTAGCTGCAGTCATAACCACACCCATGTTCTGTTCCCTCCTGTTCACAAACTCTCCTAGATCAATGTCATCGAGGCCAAGAAGAAGACCGACATCCTGATGGCGGTGAGTTTCGTCATGTTATCGTTGGGAGTGTTGTAAAAAAATGTTATGGTTGGGAGTGTTGTAAAATCATGTTATCGTTGGGAGTGTTGTAAAATGTTGCATGGTTAAGATCACATGTGGGTGTCTAATCATTTGTTTACTTGAGCAGTTGTTGAGTTCTCTTTATGCTTGCATGTATTGTTTAGCATGTAGTTGGTTGTATGACAACGCTTTGCTCTGTGTTCTTCTGTCAGATGGTGTCTATGATGGATGCCCAGTCCCAGTTCTTCCAGCAAGGTCACCAGTCCCTCTCAGAGCTGGACGACTACCGCCGCACCCTGAGTGAAGAGGTAACAAGAACATGTgaaggaatgagagggagggCGGGAGATAAGTGTGTTGGAGGAACCAAGTTCATAGACGGAGGAAGAGATCTGTTCAAGTACGTTGTTCAGATTTTGAAATTAGGGAacacagcgagggagagagagtggggtaaaaAATAGTTTATGAGAGTGagtggaagagaagagggggatgaattGATCTCTTAGATGGACGGTGGAAAAGGTTTATTCTAATAGTCGATTCCATTGATTAATTAGCACACGAGTCCTAGCAATGAGCTCCAGAGGGATGAGGAAGTCACAAGGTGACGTCCCTCTCATCGTGACAGGAAACCGTGTGAGCACCGTCAACAGGaaacatttcacatgactgagaaagTTTGTGCTTGCatgcgttcatgtgtgtgtgtgtgtgtgtgtgtgtgtgagagcacgtGCATGCGTGTTTTCATCTAGTCGAACAGTAACGTTAGTGCCACACTGGAATTGCACTTTAGCATAACTGGAAGAGCTGCCATACATTGAGCTCTAGGCCTGAAGTCAACAGTAGACTAAAACTAACAGGAAGGTTCGTCAGAGAGAAGCTTGAAACCGGAAAGCAAGTCACCTTTCACTGGAGCATTAAGGCCACAAAGACTGTTTTAACTCTTCCTGCTGTTATAGGAAATGGCAAAAGAGTGAGaggcagaatgagagagagaaagaacaagaggGCAAGAACATGTAAAAATAATACCTGCAGAAGGTGCTTAAAGACTGCTGGATTGActgatataaatatattttaattttattattattattttttacaaagatgaccagtttacagaggagtataaagtgcagtgatgtgtcctataaggagcattgatgGCAagtctgatggctgaatggtaaagaacatctatttgctcaagagcacccttacctgccgatctataaattacgtctccgtaatctggcatgggtaggatggtcatctgaattagggttagtttggcagctggggtgtaACACAACAttcggggaggggccagctgagtacaagactgtatcatctgcatataaatggatgagataGCTTCCTTCTGCCTGatctatgttgttgatgtaaattaagagcgtggggcctaggattgagccttgggcctaggattgagccttggtgatgggcagtggctgagacagcagatgttctggcTTAATGCACTGCCCTCTTTgggagaggtagttagcaaaccaggccaaagacccctcagagacaccaatgctccttaaccggcccacaagaatggaatggtctaccggatcaaaagctttggccaagtcaataaaaatagcagaacAACATTGCTTTGAATCAAGAAATTGGCcaataacagttaggatcagcttgatctccccctttaaataaaatacacaccatggctgccttccaagcaatgggaacctccccagagaggagagacaggctgaaAAGGTTAGAGATATGCTCAGCGATTATAGGGGCTACAATCTAAATCAtatgacccagatgttttttgggggtcaagtgtaaggagctcctttagtacctcagactcagtgactgcctgcaagGAGAAACTTCGTAGCGGGGCAGGAGAAAATCATCAGGGCTATTTGCATTaaaaggggtgggagatgaggaaaagTTGGACGGGCAAAGAGGCATGGCGGAGTCAAATAGGAGTCtcgacttaatgaagtggtgattaaagagctcagccatgtgctccttgtcagtaacaaccacatcatcaacatgaaGGGaaagctgtgaggaggagggtttattcatcaggtctttaaccgttttctaGAACGTCTTGGGgtgagacccacagagagagaactgctccttaaagtaactaactttggccttccagatagcctgaatgcacttatttctcatttgcctgaacgagattAGGCGTTTGCCGAGCCTTTCAccaaatggaattcttgaggtggagtaactctgccagatcatGGTCGAACccggggctgaacctgtttttaattctcattatCTTTATGGGGGCATGTTTGTTAataataccactgaaaatattaaAAAAGAATGTCCAAGTGTctttgacagaggggatcaagctggttctttaccaatttacagaggccaggtcatgaaggaaggcttgctcattaaagttttttagcaagcgtctatgacaaatcaggacagatcgtttcactgagcagccattacgaacacaggctgtaaaacagtgatcactaaggtcattacagaaaacaccagtctGATACCTGTCAGGATTATTTGtaattggtaataatctgagaaagatttagggagtcctgAAACCTtagtgagagaggaagaaactAAAGCTACTATAGGAAGCTGCTTGAGGTTTTTCCTCGATCCTCCATGCAGAAACAGGGATTTGGGACAGGTTCAGCACTTCCTCCTTCCTGTTTCACCAAGAGGACGAAGTCTGTAGTGATGGACTCCCTGACATCTAGCTAAAAGCTGTCCAAGCCAGAAGTCCTTAATCTCCTAGCCTGATTTTCCTCAACAGTTTCTACATGAATCTCTAAAACTACAAAAAAAACATACACTGTTCCAGTATACTGTGTACATTATTCTCTATATTTTGTTCCCTGGCTGAACTGGCATATCATGCTGCACTGCCGTGTGTGATACAGGATAATGTGCATCATTTGAAACATATTGTattctgtgtttttttttaaatcacattttttgtgcccgactctctctctttttttaatCTCATACACAGCACACTCAACTAGTGTTGAATTCTGCCAGGGAGAAGAGAGACATGGAACAGAGACACGAGGCCATTAAGAAAAAGGTGAACACTGCTGGATCCAAACTAAACACAGGCCACCAAGTTGGCTGCCGTGTTATTACACTAGAAGCAAATGTGTTTTGTAACTAAACCAAGACAGACCACaacctgtcgtttccaatgggaacaaatgagGGCAGAACCAAAGACAAGCTAGTGCGATCCAATTGGTGCGTTCTAGCATGCATCTGCATATTTCCCTTCGGGAATGCCACCTCTGTGAAATGAGTGTGGGCAATTCTCCTTTGCAATCCATCTAACAATGTAATTTTGTTTTTGCAAAGGGTAAGTCTACAAAATGTAGTTCACTTTGTTCAGAACATATCCTATCTGTGCTAGAAGTCTCCAACCTGTGAAGATACAGCTAGTCACACCTGATGACGTTGTCACTTCCTTTTCGACATAGCTCGGTAGTCTACTGGCATCACTGCATGACAATGATATTTACTAACATCCCTTCCCTTTCCCTACAGTAATGTTTATGTTGTGTTGGCAGGATGTGTCCTATGATAACTCCTTAATGGATTTCTGTGCTGATGCCACCAACGGTATTGCCATGGAGGGCTACCTGTATAAGAGAGCTAGCAATGCCTTCAAGACCTGGAGCAGGTATGTTACACCACCACATATTCTCTCTACTGcatgttgttctctctctctgatatttAAAGGCTATAGCCTAGGAagcagaggaggctgctgagggggggGACGGCTTATAGAAAGGGCTGGAAAGGTGTCAACCACATAGAACCACGTTTGATACCATTCTATTGACTCTATTCTAGGCATTAATATGAGCcggcctcccctcagcagcctccactgctaggAAGGTGATGGGTAGAATCATGATATATCTAATGATTGCATTATTTATTCTCATCTCCTTTTGATCTCCTGTCTCACGACGGTAGGCGCTGGTTCTCCATTCAGAAAAATCAACTGGTCTATCAGAAGAAATTCAAGGTGCATTTTTGAAAGACACTGCTTTACTTTTCAATGCATTTTTTTATAGCAATCCATGCAGAGACAACGTTAATGACgttcacacacacccacccacacacacacacacacacacagcctgaccgTGTCCTTCTTTCTCTCAGGATCAGCCCACAGTAGTGATTGAGGATCTGCGTCTTTGTACAGTGAAGGTCTGCGTTGACAACGAGAGACGATTCTGCTTCGAGGTGGTCTCTCCATCCAAGTGAgtctacagctgtgtgtgtgtgtgtgtgtgtgtgtgtgtgtgtgtgtgtgtgtgtgtgtgtgtgtgtgtgtgtgtgtgtgtgtgtgtgtgtgtgtgtgtgtgtgtgtgtgtgtgtgtgtgtgtgtgtgtggtttatacagggagagtagtgtgtgtgttgatgttgctTTCGATATTTGTTTAGGGTATTCGTTTAGTGTTAACATagagattttgtgtgtgtgtgtaggagctgtCTGTTACAGGCAGACTCCGAGCACCAGCAGCAGGGCTGGATCAGTGCTGTCCAGAACAGCATTGCTTCAGCCTTCCAGGAACGCAGAGAAGACCCACACTGTCCCGTGAGAAAACATACAAATGTTATTCATTGTGAACAAATGTGTTTCAGAAGCAGGTTTGTAGGTCATTGTCTACACaaagtttgtttgtgtgtgtacatctctcgctctttctctcacaTAGAGGGAGCATTGCAGCTCTGTGTCGGGAGGCAGcccaggaggaggagggctgtGTGGGGAGCAGGAGAAGACAGGGGGCCGCGAGGCTCTGGAGGAGGTCCAGGCTATTCCGGGGAACATGCAGTGCTGCGACTGTGGAGAGCCCGGTCCAGACTGGGCCTCTATCAACCTGGGGATCACCCTCTGCATCGTCTGCTCGGGgatacacaggtacacacacacacactcaagcaaacacacacacacaaactaaaatGTAACTACCTTCTATCCTTCTGACAGGAGTCTGGGTGTCCATTTCTCCAAAGTACGCTCCCTCACCCTGGACTCCTGGGAACCAGAGCTGGTCCGGGTAAGAATACATCCACTACGCTACCTTTGGATGCATCTCAATAAT from Oncorhynchus kisutch isolate 150728-3 linkage group LG9, Okis_V2, whole genome shotgun sequence harbors:
- the LOC109897023 gene encoding arf-GAP with coiled-coil, ANK repeat and PH domain-containing protein 1-like, with translation MTVKLDFEECLKDSPRFRAAIEVVEGDVCELETRLEKLVKQCHSMLEAGRAYCQTSKSFVTGLKELGHHCSGDNMMGECLEKFSKKLAVILEAQGEVIESTQKSVKLKLLSFVKEDVRRFKDVRKEFERGSESLEAALGRNAQAPRGKQHEVEESSHALLNARKTFRSGALDYVLQINVIEAKKKTDILMAMVSMMDAQSQFFQQGHQSLSELDDYRRTLSEEHTQLVLNSAREKRDMEQRHEAIKKKDVSYDNSLMDFCADATNGIAMEGYLYKRASNAFKTWSRRWFSIQKNQLVYQKKFKDQPTVVIEDLRLCTVKVCVDNERRFCFEVVSPSKSCLLQADSEHQQQGWISAVQNSIASAFQERREDPHCPREHCSSVSGGSPGGGGLCGEQEKTGGREALEEVQAIPGNMQCCDCGEPGPDWASINLGITLCIVCSGIHRSLGVHFSKVRSLTLDSWEPELVRLMCELGNTAINRIYEGRIDEITIKKPHPSSPRGDKESWIRSKYVEKKFIQKLPETGRKAPLRRSSARRNRANTQERPAGSRPPLKPKPTRATLPRLAGLNQSDLVQENNTGIHKDDEDDEEEDLSGLHPGALLYRSAALQHFPVMADALAHGADVNWVNTAEESSTPLLQAVTANSLAACEFLLQNGANVNTADSNRRGPLHHATILGHTGLVCLFLKRGADYNARDNNQKDPITIAVETANADIVTLLRIAKMNKEMREMDGAFGQSGDETYQDIFRDFSHMASNNPEKLKRRSTDFKT